In the Meiothermus sp. Pnk-1 genome, GGCGCAGTGGGGCCGTCACCCGGCCCATCGGGCGGCGGCGCAAAGAAGCGTCTCCGGTGAGCACCGCGAACATCTCCTGCCCCGCGAGCAACCCGCTCAAAAGCCGGATCAGCGTCCCGGCGTTGCCGCAGTCCAGGACGTCGCCGGGCTCTTTGAGCCCGAGGCCCACCCCCTGGATGTGAAAATGCGGACCCTCCTCGCGGATCTCAGCTCCCAGGGCTTGCATCACCCGGGCCGTGGAGAGGGTATCCCCGGCTTTGAGGGGGTGGTAGAGCCAGCTTTGGCCCTGGGCCAGCGCGCCAAGCATCAGGCCGCGGTGGGTCACCGATTTGTCGCCGGGAACCCGGAGGGTGCCGCGGAGGGAGCGGGTGGGTAAGAGGTGCCGATCCATCCCTTGGGATTATAGCCGGATCGCCCAGCGACCCGTATCCGCTAGCTCAGGAGAACAAGAGGGTATTAACACGCTTTCCCCGTATAGTAGGAAGGGAATGAACCCAGCCATCAACCACGCCGAACCCCGCTACAGGGAAAAACTTGATATGGCCGCCGAGGCGCTGAAAAAGTTCAGCGGACCCATCTACGTGGTGACCCACGTAGACCCCGATGGAGACGCGGTGGGCTCGAGCCTGGGGTTGGCTTTGGCGCTCGAGGCGATGGGCAAGGAGGTCTTTTGGATCTGCCAGCCCCCCCGCTACCTACAGTTTTTAGCCGAGGATTACCGCAATTCGCCGCCCATTTCCCGGGTTCCTGAAGGGGCTTTGTTGGTGGTACTGGATGCTGCCGAGCCGAGTCGGGTGGAAGGGGCCCCCGTCGAAGGTTACGTGATCAACATCGACCACCACGGCACCAACCCCCGCTTCGGCGATATCTCGGTGGTGGACCCTTCTAAAGCTGCGACGGCCCAGATCGTCAAAGATCTGATTGACGCCATGGGCGTGGCCTGGACCCCCGCCATCGCCACCCCGGTGCTCACCGGGATGATCACCGACACCGGAAACTTCGCCTTCGCCAACACCACCCCCGAGCTTTTGCGCACCGCCGCCGACCTGATCGCCCAGGGGGTGGCCTACGCTGAGCTCACCGACCGGCTCAAATGGCGGCCACCGGGGTACTTCCAGCTGATGGGCAAAGTGCTCTCCACGGTGGAGTTTCACTTCGGCGGGTTATTGGTCACCGCCCATCTGCCCCCTGGCCTGAACGGCGAAACCGGCGGCGAGGAAGACTCCGACGACTTCGTGGGCACCATCCGCTACGCCGAGGGCAGCCTGGTGGCGGTTTTCCTGCGCGAGCGCGGCCCCGATACCAAGCTCTCCATCCGCAGCCGGGGCAGGGTCTCGGCGCAGAACATCGCGGTCAAGCTGGGCGGGGGTGGCCACGTTCCAGCGGCCGGGGCCACCTTGCGGGGGATGGGTCTGTCCGATGCCTACGGGAGGCTACTCCCGGTGGTCGAGGAAGAACTCAAGCGCGCGGGCTATCTTTGACCCCGCGGCGCCGAAGAGCCGCCCTTTTTCATGGCTCGATGATCTCTTCGGGCTTGAAGAAGATCCCGATCTCGCGCGCGGCGCTCTCCGGGCTGTCCGAGCCGTGGATGACGTTCTCGTCCACGGTGGTGGCGTAGTCGGCGCGGATGGTGCCGGGGGCGGCTTCCCAGGGGCGGGTCGCGCCCATCAGGCGGCGCATCTCGCTCACCGCCTGGGGGCCTTCCACCACCATCGCCACCACCGGCCCGCTGGTGATAAACCGAACCAGGCCCTCGAAGAAGGGTTTGCCTTTATGCTCGCCGTAGTGGATTTCGGCGACCTCCCGAGGGATCAGCATCTTTTTCATGGCGACGATCTTGAAGCCTTTGCGCTCGATCCGGCTGATGATCTCGCCGGTAAGACCCCGGCGTACGCCGTCGGGCTTGACCATGATGTAGGTGCGTTCCATACCGCAGGCTAGTCTAAGCGCCACCTGGGGAGGGATTCAAGCCAAGTGCGCGGAGGTCACGTTTCCGCGAACCGGTATAGCTGCCCGGCCAGCGTCGCCACGAAAAGCTGGCCCCGGTAGGGCAGGGGCGGGGCCTGGATCGGCCCTAGGCCGCTGGCCTCAAAGGCGACCTGGCCTGTGGCGGCTTCGATGGCCATCACCCGGCCCTCTTCGGTCGCGCAGTAAACATGCCCTTGGGCCAGGGAAAGCCCGGCGGTGGCCTTGCCGACCTCGAGGCTCCACACCTCGTCCCCGGTTTTCAGGTCCAGCGCGTACAGTACTCCCCCCCAACCCGCCACGTAAGCCCGCTCGGTATCCATGGCCGGCGAGCCCCACACCTCCCCTTCGGTGTCGTAGCTCCACAGCACTTCCCGCCCCAGCGGGTCGAAGGCGTGGATTTCCCCGGCCCAGGTCGGAATCAGCAGCACCCCGCCCTGGGCGGGCATCGCGGCGTGAACCGGACCGGTCTCGACCTTGTAGCGCAGGTGGCCGCTCCGCGGGTCCAGGGCGTACAGCCAGCCGTCCTCGCTGGCGGCGAACAAGAGGCCGCGGTAGAGGGTGGGGGGGGCCGAGAGATGCCCCTCGGCCTGCATGGCCCAGCGCAGGTTGCCGTTCTCGTCGAGGGCATACAAGAAGCCATCCCGCCCGGCCAGGTAGACCCAAGGGCCCAGCACCAGCGGGGCCGCGGTGATCTCGGCCCGGCTTTGGTAGCTCCAGAGGGGCCGTCCGGTGAGCGAGAAAACCCCGAGCTTCCCATCCCAAGCGGCGGCGTACAGCTTACCCCCGCCTAGGGTAGGGGGGGCGGTCACCTCGTCGCCCAGGGGCAGGCGGTGGAGGCGTTCTTCGAACAGGTTGAGCTGGGCCACCCCCCGCCCCGCCCCCACCCACAACCGCCCTTCCCAGGCCACCATCTCCGAGGGCCAGGCCACCTCCCCGCCCAGGTCGAAGCGCCCGGCGACTTCCAGGCTTTGCGGCTGGGCCGGTCCGCTGGGGTAGACCCCGCTGCGGGCAGCGCCGGCCCGGGGGGTGGCGGAGAGGCCCTCGCGGTAGCCGCGCAGGCTCTCGGCTAGCCCCCCTCGAGCCTGGGCCGCCCGGGCGGGACGGGCCTGGGCGTTCTTGGCGAGCAGGTGGAGCACCATCCGCGAGGCCCCGGCGGGGATCGCCGGGTTGAGGGTTTCCGGCGGCTTGGGCGCTTCGTAGACGTGTTGGTAGAGCACCGACTGATCGTTCTCCCCCTCGAAGGGCGGTTTGCCGGTGAGGGTGCGGTAGAGCACCGCGCCGAAGCTATACAGATCGGCCTGGGGGCCTAGCGGCAGGCCCTTGGCCTGCTCGGGGGCCATGTACTGCGGGGTGCCCAGGGTGTAGCCGGTGCGGGTGAGGTGGCGGCTTTCCTGGAGCAGATAGGCCAGGCCGAAGTCCATCACCTTGGGGTGGCCCTCGGCGGTGAGCAGGATGTTGCGTGGGGTGAGGTCGCGGTGGAGAACCCCCCGGCGATGGAGGTGCTCGAGGGCATCCAGCACCTCCAGGGCTGCCTCCAGCAGCCGCAGGCCCTCCGGGCCGTCCTCGAAGGGGCCCAGCCGGTCGAAGCTGCCCCCCTCGACGAGTTCCATCACGAAGTAGGTCTTGCCCTCCTCTTCGCCCAGGTCGTAGACCTGCACCACCCCCCGGTGGGAGAGCCGCGAGAGGGCCTTGGCCTCCTGGAAGAAGCGGGCCCGCTCGTTGGGGTGGACGTAGGCGTGAAGGATTTTCACCGCCACCGCCCGCCCCACCCGCTCGTCGTAGGCCCGCCACACCTCGGCCATGCCCCCTTGGCCAAGCGGCGCCTCCAGACGATAACGGCCGGCCAGCTTCACAAGCCCATTCTATGCGGGTAGGGATTAAGGCCAGGTTTAGCTTTCTCTTCTGTAGCCTTGCGGGTCCGTGGCCTTAAACTGAGCGGCGAAAGTGCGTGCTAAGAAGCACCACCGGAGGAAACGTATGAAGCGAAGCGCTGGGTTGATCCTTTCCCTGATCGCTCTGCTGGCCGCCTGTACGAACACCCCGCAGAACAGCCAGCCCATGAACAAGGATGAGGCCAAGGCCACTTCTGAGCTGGCCCTCAGCGACCTGGCCTTGAGCGGGGCCTTGGTGGGAGGGCCGACCGGCCTCATGGCCCAGCAGGCCCAGGCTCTAGGGATCCCGCCGGTGGCGGGGGCGGCGCTCGAGGCCAGCGGCATGAACTTGGCCCAAGCGATAAGTGCGGGGTGCAGGATTGATGTGGGGGGGTGGACAGACCAAGACCTGGACCTCATCCCTGCCGACTTTTCCATCACGGTCAAGGATTGCTCCTACACCGATACCGGCAACGGGTTCAGCTATAGCTTCCAGGGGGGGCTGCGGCTCCAGGACACCAATGATACCCTCAAGGACAGCGGGTTCAAGCTGAGCTTCGAGAACTTCAAGGAAACCATCACCCTCGGCAGCAAATCCCGCGAGCGCACCCTCAACGGCGCCTACACCCTCGGCGCGCAAAACAAAGCGCTCTACCGGGTGGACAAGGGCTACTCGGCCAGCCAGAAGCTCAGCGACGGCAGCAGCACCGACACCCAAAGCGCCGAATATGCGGTGAGCGAGACCTACGCCCCTAACAGCCAGGCTAACCCCAAGGCGGGCGGCACCTTCACCATCGATAAATCCAAGCCCGGCACCCTGACCCTGGCCCACAACAGCACCACCTACCGCTGGAACTGGTACACCGACCCGCCCCTGGTCTACGACGCCTCCTGCAAGGCCAAGACCCCCGAAGGTGTCAAGGTTCCCTTCACCTCTGGCGGGGCCGTCTACACCTATACCAACCCCAACGGAAAAGTCTCGATGCTCAAGGTCGAGTTCACCGGCTGCGGCAGCTACAAAGTGACCTTCGAGGGCGAGGTGGTCGTTCAGGTACCCTGACCCTGGGCCTCGAGCGAGGCCCTACCGGCTCGAAAGCGGGGGCCGAAACCTACGCAACCTGAGCGCGTTGGAGAGCACAAACACCGAGGAGAGGCCCATCGCTGCCCCGGCCAGCACCGGCGAGAGCAGCCAGCCCGTGAGGGGATAGAGCACGCCTGCGGCTACCGGGATTAGCACGGCGTTGTAGGCGAAGGCCCAGAAGAGGTTGAGCCGGATGTTCTTGAGGGTGGCCCGCGAGAGCGCGATGGCGTTGGGCACCCCGCGCAGGTCGCCCGACATCAAGATCACGTCGGCGGTCTCGAGGGCCACGTCGGTGCCGGTGCCGATGGCCAGCCCCACGTCGGCCTGGGCCAGCGCGGGCGCGTCGTTGATACCGTCGCCCACGAAGGCCACCTGGTGGCCCTCGTCCTGAAGTCGCTTCACCGCGTCGGCCTTGCCCTCGGGCAGGACTTCGGCCAGCACCTCGTCTATTCCTAGCTGCTTAGCGATGGCCTCTGCGGTGCGCCGGTGGTCGCCGGTGATCATCGCCACCTTGAAGCCCTGGCGGTGCAGGAGGGCGATGGCCTCGAGGGTTCCCTCCTTGATGGGGTCGGCCACGGCCAGCAGGGCCGCCAGCTTCCCATTGACCGCGGCGTAGAGGGGCGTCTTGCCCTCATCGGCCAGCCGGGCCGCCTCGGCGCCGAAGGCCGATACGTCCAGCCCCAGCCGCGCCATGTAGCGATCCGCACCTACGTCTACCCGGTAGACTCCGACCTGGCCGCTCACCCCGAAGCCGGGGAGGGCCTCAAAGTCTACGGGCTCGCTCAGCTCTAAGCCCCGCCCCTGCGCGGCCTTGACGATGGCCTGGGCCACCGGGTGCTCGGATTTTTGCTCGAGGGAGGCGATGAGCCGTAGGGTTTCTTCCTCTAAGGTGTTTGGCGTTTGGCGTTCGGCGTTCGGCAGGATAAAGTCCGTCAGCTCGGGTTTGCCTTTGGTGAGGGTGCCGGTCTTGTCGAGGGCGATCACCTGGGCCTCCGCCAGGGCCTGCAGGGCCTCCCCCTTGCGGAAGAGCACCCCCATCTCGGCAGCCTTGCCGGTGCCCACCATGAGGCTCACCGGGGTGGCCAGGCCCATGGCGCAGGGGCAGGCGATGATCAGCACCGCCACCGTGTTGACCAGGGCAAAGGTGAGGGCGTTTTCCCCACCGAGAAACAGCCAGGTGAGGGCGGTGAGCAGGGCGATCCCTAGCACGATGGGCGTGAACACCGCCACCACCCGGTCGGCCAGGCCCTGGATGGGCGGCTTGGAGGCCTGGGCCGTCTCGACCAGCCGGATGATCTGCGCGAGCACAGTATCCGCGCCCACCGCGGTGGCCCGGAAGGTGAAGGCTCCGTTTTGGTTGACGGTTCCCCCAACGACCTTGGCCCCCTCGGACTTGAGCACGGGGACGGGCTCGCCGGTGATCATGCTCTCGTCCACGTAGCTTTGCCCCGAGACCACCACCCCGTCCACCGGCACCCGCTCCCCGGGCCTGACCGCGATGAGGTCGCCCGGCAGCACCTCGTCCACGGGGATTTCCCGCTCGAGCCCGCCCTCCACCACCCGTGCGCTTTTGGCCTGCAAGGAGAGCAGCCTGCGCATGGCCTCGGAGGTGCGGCCCTTGGCGATGGCCTCGAGGTACTTGCCCAGGAGGATCAACGTGATCACCACCCCCGCCGCCTCGAAGTAGACGTGCCGGGCCTCTGGGGGGAAGAGGCCGGGGAAGAGCACCACGCCCAGGCTGTAAAAGTAGGCCGCGCTGGTGCCGATCATCACCAGGCTGTTCATGTCGGGGGATCCCGAGCGCAAGGCGGCCCAGCCGTGGCGGTAGAAACGCCGGCCGGGGCCGAACTGGATGGGGGTGGCCAGGGCCAGCATCACCCAGTTCAGGGTGCTCATGACACCATGCCCGAAGGTGCGCATTAGCCAGGCTTCGACCGCCGGAAACAGCATGGGCAGCATGGCCACAAGGAGCAGCGGGAGGGCGAATGCCGCCGAGAGGAGCACCGAGCGGCGCAGGCTGGCCAGCTCCCGGGCACGGGCTTCGCGCTCAATGTCGGCGCGGTCTTGGCCCACCCCCAGCTCGAGCACGCCATACCCGGCCTCGCGGATGGCCCGCTTGAGCTGGGCGATGCTGGTCGAGGCCGGAAGGTACCTGACACTGGCCCGCTCGGTGGCCAGGTTGACGCTGGCCCCCAGTACCCCGTCCAGCTTCTTCAAAGCCCGCTCCACCCGCCCTACGCAGGCCGCGCAGGTCATGCCGGTGACGCCCAATTCGACCTCGGCCACCACCGGGGTGTAGCCCACCTCCTGGATCTTCTCCACCAGGGCTTGCGGAGTGGTCTTTTCAGGGTCGTAGGCGACACGGGCGCTCTCGGTTGCCAGGTTGACCGAGGCTCCCTCGACCCCTTCGAGCTTCCTGAGCCCGCGCTCGACCCGGTTCACGCAGGCCGCGCAGGTCATACCCTGGACGCCGATCTGCAGTTCCTTGGCCATTTGCTTTGTCCTTTGGTCGTACGCCGTACGATTTGCATCTTGCGTACGACGTATGACGTACTCGGCGTACGCCCTCATCAGCGGTACTTCAGCACCTCCATCAGCTCGGCCACGAGCTTATCGGCATCGCCGCGCTGGGCCGCGCTGGCCACGTGGCGCTCGAGGTGGCTCTTCAAGACCAGCTCGCCTACCTTGTCCAAAGCCCCCTGCACGGCCTTGATCTGCTTGAGCACGTCCACGCAGTAGGGCTCGCCCTCGAGCATCTTCAAGATGCCCTCCAGGTGCCCCTTGGCCGAGAGGAGCCGGTTGCGCGCCTCCTGTCGCACCTTGGGCTCGAGGTGCAGGGGGTGTTCGGCGATAGGGTTCACGTTCGCTCCCTTGGGCCTCGGCTCACTGCCGGACCGAGGCGCCGTAGCCCTCTTCCTGCACCGCGGCGATGAGCGCTTCCACGGGGGCATTACCCTCGACGATGGCCTTTCCCTCCTGGAGGAAGACCTCCACCCGCTCCACCCCCGGCACCCCCTTGAGGGCTTTCTCGACGCTCATCTTGCAGTGCCCGCAGCTCATGCCTTCGACCTTGAGTTCGATGCTCATCTTTCACCTCCACCCCCCCAGGGGAGGGGTACGGCTCCAGCTTAGACCTCCTGCCGAATGAAGTCAACCCCACCCGAGGGGGGGTGGGGTTAGGATGTGGGCCTGTGCCCCGATGCCGCGCCCTCAAAGGGATCGCAGCCACTCCCGATACTGCGCGATCTCCCTGGCCTGTACGTCGATCACGCCCTGGGCAAAGCGCCTGAGTTCCGCTTTGGCAGCCTTTTTCAGGGCCAGCTTGGACATGTCGAGGGCGTCTTGGTGGTGGGGGATCATGCCCTCTAAAAAATCCCGATCCACCGGCATCGCGTGCCCCGGCATGGCCTGCATCCCCATCATGGAAGCCTCCATCATGGGCTTCATGTCGTCACGCATCATCTGCATGTAGCCGGCGCTGGGGGCCGCGCCGTACCAGGCCTTGAGCCAGGCGGTGAGCTGGCCGATCTCCTTGCTCTGCACGGCGATGATCTCCTGGGCCGCCTTGCGGACGCGGGCGTCCTTTGACACCTTGAGCACGGCCTGGGCCATCTCCACTGCGCCTTTGTGGTGCTCGATCATCATCGACATGTAGGCGATGTCAAAGTCCTTGCCTGAGAGCTTCTCGAGCGCTCCCATACTTTTCATGGGCATGCCACCGTGCTGCGAGTGGTCGGTTTGGGCCAGGGCCAGGCCGAGCGCGAGTGTGAGTACCACGATCGTTCGCATCATCTCTATCACCTCCATGCCAGATGGTGGAGGGCTTGTGTTAAGCCCGTGTAAAGCGCCGCCACGACCCCGCCCCCAGCAGCAGGGCATTCACCGTCACGATCACCGTGGAGGCGCTCATCAGCAGGGCTGCCCACTCCGGCCGCAGCAGGATACCGTAGCCGTTGTAGAGCGCCCCCGCCGCGATGGGGATGGCCAGCACGTTATAGATGGCCGCCCAGAAGAGGTTCTGCTTGATTTTGCCGCGCACCTTGCGGGCCAGTTGAATGGCCTTGGCCACATCGGCGGGGTCGTTCCTTACCAGCACCACGTCGGCGGTCTCCACGGCCACGTCGGTCCCCGCCCCGATGGCGATGCCCACCTCGGCTTCGGCCAGGGCGGGGGCGTCGTTCACGCCGTCCCCGACCATCGCCACCTTACGCCCCTGGGCCTGGAGTTCGCTCACCTTAGCCGCCTTGTCCTCGGGTAAGACCTCGGCGATTACCGTGTCCATGCCCAGCTGGCGGGCCACGGCCTCGGCGGTGCGGCGGTTGTCGCCCGTGAGCATCACGGTCTGGATGCCCATGCGGTGCAATGCCTGCACCGCTTTGCGGGCGGACTCGCGCACCACGTCGGCCACCGCGACCACCCCTGCGGGCTGGCCGTCCACCGCTACGTACATGGCGGTCTTGCCCTCGGCGGCCAGCCGGGACACCCGTTCCTCCAGCCCGCCCACCTCCACGCCTTCCCGGTCCATGAGCCTCCGGTTGCCGATGAGCACCCTGCGCCCCTTAACCTGGGCCACCACACCGTGCCCGGGGACAGAATCGAAGGCGTCGGGGGGTTGCACGCCCACGCCACGCTCCTCGGCCGCCCGCACGATGGCGCGGGCCAGGGGGTGCTGCGAGGGCTGGTCGGCGGAGGCGGCGAGGGCCAGCAACTCTTCGGGGGTGAAGGGGGCGATGGGCTCGAGGTCGGTCAGCGCGGGCTTGCCCTCGGTGAGGGTGCCGGTCTTGTCGAAGACCACCGTGTCGAGGGCGGCGGTGGCCTCGAGCGCGCTCGCGTTCTTGAACAGCACGCCCTCCCGGGCCGCCAGCCCCACCCCCACGGTGATGGCCGTGGGGGTCGCCAGGGCCAGCGCGTCCGGACAGGCGATCACGATGGCCGATACTGCGGCGGTGAGGGCGAAGGTAAGCCCCTGCCCTCCCAGGAAGTACCAGAAGAGGAAAGTTAGCACGCCCGAGCCCAGCGCGACGAAGACCAGGTACTTCCCGGCCAGGTCGGCCAGACGCTGGGCTGGGGCCTTGGAGGTCTGGGCGTTCTGTACCATCTGCACGATGCGGGCTAGAGCGGTGTCGGCCCCTACTGCTGTGGCCTCAAAGGTGAAGGCCCCGGTTTGGTTGACGGTTCCCCCGATCACCTTGGAGCCTGGAGCCTTGACCACGGGGATGGGCTCGCCGGTGATCATGCTCTCGTCGACGTAGCTCTGGCCCGAGACCACCACCCCGTCCACCGGCACCCGCTCGCCGGGCCTGACCACAACCTCGTCGCCTACCGCTACCTGCTCGAGTGGGATCTCTATCTCTTGATCCCCTCGTCGGACCCGGGCCGTCGCGGGGGCCAGCTTCAGCAGGGCTTCCACCGCCCGGCCAGTGGCGAAGCGCGCGCGCATCTCGAGCCAGTGGCCCAGCAGGCTGAGGGTGGTGAGCATCGCCGCCGCCTCGTAGAACACGTCGCCCTCGAAGAGGAAGGTGGCCCCCAGCGAGTAGGTGTAGGAGACCAAGATGCCCGTGGCGATGAGGGTCATCATATTGGCCTCGCCGCGCAGCAAAGCTCGCCAGGCCGCACTGATGAAGGGCCAGCCGCCCCACCACACCACCGGCGTTGCCAGCAGGAAACCCCACAGCCCCATCGAAAGACCGAAGGGTGGCATGTCGGGGAAACCCAGCGCCCCGCCGATGGGCGAAAAGATCACGACGGGCAGGGTCAGCAGCAGCGACACCACGAAGCGCCGCAGCATGTCGTTCACCATCGCGGCCCCGTGCCCGGCGTGTGCGTCGTGGGCTTTGGCTGGAGCGGTACCGTGGGCATGAGGCCGCGTTACGGCCTGGTGGGCTGCGTGGTCGTGATGGGAATGGTGAGGCTTGTCATCCGTACCGACCCTGGGATGGCCGGGCTGGCAGGCCGAAGCCTCGCAGTCCTGGCAGGTGCAGCTATAGCCGTCTTGCTCGAGCCGTTCGCGCAAGGTCTCGGTGCTGGTTCGTCCGGGGTCGTAGCTTACGTGCGCTAGGGCGCGGGTGCGGTCGAGGTGGACGCTGCTGACGCCGGGCAGCCGGGCCAGATAGTCTTCCAGGCCAGCCTGTTCGGAGGCATCGTGGCAGTTTTTGAGGGTGAGCTCGAGCACCGATTCGTGCTGATCGCCGCGTTTTATCCTTTTTGACATGGCTAGACCTCACCGGGAGTTTTGCGGGGGTGTTCATAACCTCATCTCATACCCACCCCACCTGGGGTGGGGTATAGAACCAGGATAGTCCGGATTATGCAGGAGATCAACCCCCACCGACTTTCCTTGCTGGTGAGGGAGGCAAGGACGAGCCTTAGGGCTTCAGGGCCTCGGCAATCGCGACGAGCAATTCTTCCTTGTGCTCGTAAGAAGGCCGCAGAAACACCAGCGTGGCGTTGGTCCAGTCCTGTACGGCGGCAATTTCGGTTTCGTCGGGTAGCTTGAGGTGGGGGTAGGCTCCGTACTCCACGTACATGCCGAAGCGCTCGGCCACGGCCTCCAGAGCCAGCACGGTATCCTGGTCAAAGCGGATGACGAGAGGCAGCAAGAAGGCGGGCTTTCCGCAACTTCCGCCCAGGCCCACCATGGGAAAACCCGCGAGGCTCGGGGTCTGGTATTTGCGCTGGCAGCGCTCGAGAAAGGCCTCGCGGTCGCGCACGAGGTCTTTGCTGGCCTTGAGGCTGGCGACGTACTGGCCCAGCGAAGGTTCGGTGGCTTCCATGGTTGCTCCTCGAGAGACAATCCTACCCTCTGCCGGCTTCAGATCGGTACGCACCTTCGCTACTCTCCCAGGAAAATCCCGTGCCAGGCGTGGATCCAGACCTCGCCGGTGTAGGCGTTCACCGAGAGCATGCCCTCGATCTCCTTGCGGCCAAAGTCAAAGGTGTAGTAGCCACCGAAGGCCTGACCCTCCATGACCTTGGCTCCCGGCAAGTAGCCCTTGAGGAACTGCTCGGCCAGCTTCTGCGCGGCAGCCTTGTCGTAGTGTGCGGTGGTTGGAGGCTGGCTCTGCATCATGCCCATCATGCCGTAACCCATGCCCAAGCGGGTGTTCCACATCATGTTGGGGCCGGGCTCGAGGTAGATGTTGCCGGTATAGCGGTCGGCCAGGATCTCCACCAGACCGTTGCCCCTGACATCGACTACCTGGGCGTAGTAGTTCTCGCTGAAGCTCATGAAGTCTTTGAGCCTAGCCTCGGGGCTAAAGCGTTTGGCGAAGGCCTCGAGCCGGGCCCTGGCTTCGGCTGGGGGGATGGGCTGGGCCTGGGCAGGGTAAATGCCCATCATGCCCATTCCCATCCCCCCGCCCATCATCATTCCAGGGCCGTACCCATAGCCCGGATTGCCCCACATGCCCTGGGTGAGGGCTATCCCTACCGCGGCCAGACCTGTGATTCCCAACCACAACAGCCCGCGTTTCACGGCGTGCCTCCTCACTCGCTCAGGTCGCGCTTCATCCGCTCAAAGCTTTCCTTGTCGAGTTCCCCTCTGGCGTAGCGCTCCCGCAGAATCTCCAGCGCGCGGTCCCGCCCCTCACTCGGGGACGGGCGGGAGAGCGCCCGCACCAGCAAGTAGACCAGCAGCACTAATACGATCAGCTCGAGCAGCATCCCGAGCCAACCCCAGCCGCCCATCATTCCGTAACCGTAAGGCCACCCCATCATCTCGACCTCCAGCCATACCCTACGGCGGTATTGTTAAGCTGGCGTAAAACCTCACTTGAGGTAGCGATCGAAGAAGGCTACCGACTTGCGCATGGCTGTGGCGAAGCTCTGGCTCAGGTTGTGGTCGTTGCCGGGGTAGAGGTAGAGCTCATGGGTTTGCCCGGCTGCTTTGAGCTGAGCCGAGAGCCGCTGGGAAAAGCTCACCGGAACCACGTTGTCGGCTAGCCCGTGATGGAGCTGGATGGGCGAGACCCCCTGGCTTAGGTAGCTGTTGGCCGAGATGGCGTTCCAGAAAGCCGGGTTGTTCTCGGGGGTGCCGTACTGGCGGATGAACTCCTCGCGTCGGCGACGGGCTTGCGAGGGAATGGTACCCGGACGACTGGGCCGCCGCCAGCCGCCCAGAATGTCGCTGTAGGGAGCCACTACCCCCGCCCAGATCACCCCGGCCCGGATGCGCCGGTCGATCA is a window encoding:
- a CDS encoding heavy metal translocating P-type ATPase; translation: MSKRIKRGDQHESVLELTLKNCHDASEQAGLEDYLARLPGVSSVHLDRTRALAHVSYDPGRTSTETLRERLEQDGYSCTCQDCEASACQPGHPRVGTDDKPHHSHHDHAAHQAVTRPHAHGTAPAKAHDAHAGHGAAMVNDMLRRFVVSLLLTLPVVIFSPIGGALGFPDMPPFGLSMGLWGFLLATPVVWWGGWPFISAAWRALLRGEANMMTLIATGILVSYTYSLGATFLFEGDVFYEAAAMLTTLSLLGHWLEMRARFATGRAVEALLKLAPATARVRRGDQEIEIPLEQVAVGDEVVVRPGERVPVDGVVVSGQSYVDESMITGEPIPVVKAPGSKVIGGTVNQTGAFTFEATAVGADTALARIVQMVQNAQTSKAPAQRLADLAGKYLVFVALGSGVLTFLFWYFLGGQGLTFALTAAVSAIVIACPDALALATPTAITVGVGLAAREGVLFKNASALEATAALDTVVFDKTGTLTEGKPALTDLEPIAPFTPEELLALAASADQPSQHPLARAIVRAAEERGVGVQPPDAFDSVPGHGVVAQVKGRRVLIGNRRLMDREGVEVGGLEERVSRLAAEGKTAMYVAVDGQPAGVVAVADVVRESARKAVQALHRMGIQTVMLTGDNRRTAEAVARQLGMDTVIAEVLPEDKAAKVSELQAQGRKVAMVGDGVNDAPALAEAEVGIAIGAGTDVAVETADVVLVRNDPADVAKAIQLARKVRGKIKQNLFWAAIYNVLAIPIAAGALYNGYGILLRPEWAALLMSASTVIVTVNALLLGAGSWRRFTRA
- a CDS encoding peptidase M4 encodes the protein MKRGLLWLGITGLAAVGIALTQGMWGNPGYGYGPGMMMGGGMGMGMMGIYPAQAQPIPPAEARARLEAFAKRFSPEARLKDFMSFSENYYAQVVDVRGNGLVEILADRYTGNIYLEPGPNMMWNTRLGMGYGMMGMMQSQPPTTAHYDKAAAQKLAEQFLKGYLPGAKVMEGQAFGGYYTFDFGRKEIEGMLSVNAYTGEVWIHAWHGIFLGE
- a CDS encoding SHOCT domain-containing protein; protein product: MMGWPYGYGMMGGWGWLGMLLELIVLVLLVYLLVRALSRPSPSEGRDRALEILRERYARGELDKESFERMKRDLSE